The Leptolyngbya sp. 'hensonii' genome window below encodes:
- a CDS encoding glycosyltransferase has translation MSPRKRHRNQVLCTSKLLVIPGRCESSGDTLAFLTSLLEGFAQCGAVQQICVLVQAGSPLEQELADAGLLFSVQSIPVRSASQFLTHALQWVNQQPAEWPLLLDNWRPSVLWSTLILAAPRLCWSNRQVYHFYRDTALLQNPGLLLLQKLAFLYLAHHTICSSYFTAWHIARFTKNLRGILYPPVENDRGFNPSRSHEIPEPLATAIRTGAKIILAPYRCKTAQSGTDQSLMALIPMIVYLHSQGHSYHIALISEDEGITPGLVRKLRERLKQIGGGTWVTVLPSGARMSDYYSYTEVVVALSPQEPCGRVVVEAITAGVPVVGSQTGGIGEILSHFAPEWSVDATDPIVVAETILHLNADLNTPQKLVCGQEWIRMQGTLADYARKMMMITKMIPDSSRQWVRQGQATLSASSN, from the coding sequence GTGAGCCCACGGAAACGGCATAGAAACCAGGTTTTGTGTACCAGCAAGCTTCTGGTCATTCCAGGGCGTTGTGAGTCATCCGGAGATACCTTAGCCTTTCTAACGTCCCTGCTGGAAGGGTTTGCCCAATGTGGCGCAGTTCAGCAGATTTGCGTTTTAGTTCAAGCTGGCTCTCCTCTGGAACAGGAACTGGCTGATGCTGGCCTGCTTTTTAGCGTTCAATCTATTCCAGTTCGATCGGCCAGCCAGTTTTTAACCCATGCCCTGCAATGGGTTAACCAGCAGCCTGCAGAATGGCCCCTTTTGCTGGACAATTGGAGACCATCGGTTCTATGGTCAACCCTGATCCTTGCTGCGCCACGACTCTGCTGGAGTAACCGCCAGGTTTATCATTTTTATCGGGATACGGCATTGCTGCAAAATCCTGGTCTGTTGCTGCTCCAGAAGCTGGCGTTTCTTTATTTGGCCCATCATACGATTTGTAGTTCTTATTTCACGGCCTGGCACATTGCCCGATTTACAAAGAACCTGCGGGGAATTCTTTATCCTCCCGTGGAGAACGATCGCGGCTTCAACCCATCGCGCTCCCATGAAATTCCTGAGCCCCTAGCCACTGCCATCCGAACGGGAGCCAAAATTATTCTGGCCCCTTATCGATGCAAAACGGCCCAGAGTGGAACTGATCAGAGCTTAATGGCTCTCATTCCCATGATCGTTTATCTACATTCCCAGGGGCACTCCTACCATATTGCACTAATCAGTGAGGATGAAGGGATTACCCCTGGCCTGGTGCGCAAATTGCGGGAACGACTCAAGCAAATAGGAGGGGGAACTTGGGTGACGGTTTTACCATCCGGAGCCAGGATGAGTGACTACTACAGCTATACAGAGGTGGTGGTGGCCCTGTCTCCCCAGGAACCCTGTGGCCGGGTGGTGGTGGAGGCCATTACAGCGGGGGTGCCAGTCGTGGGCAGCCAGACGGGCGGTATTGGAGAAATCCTCAGTCACTTTGCGCCAGAGTGGTCGGTCGATGCCACAGATCCGATCGTCGTAGCAGAAACCATTCTCCACCTGAATGCCGACCTGAACACGCCTCAAAAGCTCGTATGTGGCCAGGAGTGGATCCGAATGCAGGGAACCCTGGCTGATTATGCCCGCAAAATGATGATGATTACCAAGATGATCCCCGATAGCTCTCGTCAGTGGGTTCGGCAGGGGCAGGCTACCCTTTC